Proteins co-encoded in one Apus apus isolate bApuApu2 unplaced genomic scaffold, bApuApu2.pri.cur manual_scaffold_74_ctg1, whole genome shotgun sequence genomic window:
- the LOC127396326 gene encoding olfactory receptor 14J1-like translates to MSNSSSISQFLLLAFADRRELQLLHFWLFLGIYLAALLGNGLIITTIAWDHHLHTPMYFFLLNLSLLDLGCISTTLPKAMANSLWDTRAISYSACAAQLLFFVFFISAEWSLLTIMCYDRYVAICRPLHYGTLLGSRACVHMAAAAWASGFLNALLHTASTFSLPLCQGNALGQFFCEIPQILKLSCSQSYLTELGLIVVSAFLFFGCFVSMVVSYVQIFRAVLRIPSQQGRHKAFSTCLPHLAVVSLVTSTATFANLKPPSISSPSLDLVLAVQYSVVPPAVNPLIYSMRNQQLKDALTKVISSLVKSERFKAYFQK, encoded by the coding sequence atgtccaacagcagctccatcagccagttcctcctcctggcattcgcagacaggcgggagctgcagctcctgcacttctggctcttcctgggcatctacctggctgccctcctgggcaacggcctcatcatcaccaccatcgcctgggaccaccacctccacacccccatgtacttcttcctgctcaacctctccctcctcgacctgggctgcatctccaccaccctccccaaagccatggccaattccctctgggacaccagggccatctcctactcagcatgtgctgcacagctcttgttctttgtcttcttcatctcagcagagtggtcccttctcaccatcatgtgctatgaccgctacgtggccatctgcagacccctgcactacgggaccctcctgggcagcagagcttgtgtccacatggcagcagctgcctgggcctctgggtttctcaatgctctgctgcacacagccagtacattttcactgcccctctgccagggcaatgccctgggacagttcttctgtgaaatcccccagatcctcaagctctcctgctcacaaTCCTACCTCACGGAACTTGGGCTCATTGTGGTTAGTGCCTTTTTATTCTTTGGCTGCTTTGTCTccatggtggtgtcctatgtgcagatcttcagggctgtgctgaggatcccctctcagcagggaaggcacaaagccttttccacctgcctccctcacctggctgTGGTCTCCCTGGTCACCAGCACTGCCACCTTTGCCaacctgaagcccccctccatctcctccccatccctggacctggtgctggcagttcagtactcagtggtgcctccagcagtgaaccccctcatctacagcatgaggaaccagcaGCTCAAGGACGCCCTCACAAAAGTGATTTCTTCATTGGTCAAGAGTGAGAGATTTAAAGCCTATTTCCAGAAGTGA